A window of the Phalacrocorax carbo chromosome 26, bPhaCar2.1, whole genome shotgun sequence genome harbors these coding sequences:
- the LOC135317446 gene encoding forkhead box protein J1-A-like — translation MAQERRDFGELPKRRGMAEGWLHCLQAGTDGGPEGSVGDSDDLDDSLTSLMWLQDFSISACMGKSSCCPSDPDPQDCHSIPSSAAPCSPPAADPARVGMPHTPCKPISSSTLRMAHHPMAAHPQLAQDIDYKTNPHIKPPYSYATLICMAMEASQKPEITLSAIYKWITDNFCYFRHADPNWQNSIRHNLSLNKGFIKVPREKGERGKGGFWKLDPQYADRLKSGAFKKRRMPPVQIHPAVTDSAQQEAQSVASPATSACASSNSLNVSVELQQLLKEFEEVTGDQTWNPADGKAGHKRKQPLPEQTAKAPRLSNSALLTQEEQTELASLKGSLDWEAILNTILNGDVSTFGDLELTPPISPITRDLDLMLHGHHIASPQGQEHVLTEANHDDLDFDETFMAAAFLQHPWHQGTNDYLSNSGNVEEVFELSDGSLPADVSDWSSLASLL, via the exons GAGCTGCCGAAGCGCCGAGGCATGGCTGAGGGGTggctgcactgcctgcaggcaggaaCGGACGGAGGGCCGGAGGGCAGCGTGGGGGACTCGGACGACCTGGACGACAGCCTGACCAGCCTCATGTGGCTGCAGGACTTCTCGATCAGCGCCTGCATGGGCAagtcctcctgctgccccagtgACCCGGACCCCCAGGACTGTCACAGCATCCCCAGCTCTGCCGCGCCGTGCTCGCCCCCGGCCGCCGACCCGGCACGCGTGGGCATGCCCCACACTCCCTGCAAGcccatctcctcctccaccttGAGGATGGCGCACCACCCCATGGCCGCGCACCCTCAGCTCGCGCAGGACATCGACTACAAGACCAACCCACACATCAAGCCACCCTACTCCTACGCCACCCTCATCTGCATGGCGATGGAAGCCAGCCAGAAGCCCGAAATCACCCTCTCCGCCATCTACAAGTGGATCACTGACAACTTCTGCTACTTCCGACACGCCGATCCCAACTGGCAG AACTCCATCCGACACAACCTCTCCTTGAACAAGGGCTTCATCAAGGTGCCCCGGGAGAAGGGCGAGCGAGGGAAAGGTGGGTTTTGGAAGCTTGACCCCCAATACGCCGACCGGCTCAAGAGTGGTGCCTTCAAAAAGCGGAGGATGCCCCCGGTGCAGATCCACCCGGCCGTCACCGACAGCGCCCAGCAAGAAGCACAGAGCGTCGCCAGCCCGGCCACTTCAGCTTGCGCCTCCAGTAACAGCCTCAACGTCAGCGTGGAGttacagcagctgctgaaggagtTTGAAGAAGTCACCGGTGACCAGACCTGGAACCCAGCGGACGGCAAAGCAGGGCACAAGCGCAAGCAGCCCTTGCCCGAGCAAACGGCCAAGGCGCCTCGGCTTTCCAACTCTGCCTTGCTGACCCAGGAAGAGCAGACTGAGCTGGCATCACTGAAAGGCAGCCTTGACTGGGAAGCCATCCTCAACACCATCCTGAATGGAGACGTCTCCACTTTTGGCGACCTGGAGCTCACGCCTCCCATCAGCCCCATAACACGCGACCTGGACTTGATGCTACACGGGCACCACATCGcctctccccaggggcaggagcaCGTCCTCACCGAAGCCAACCACGACGACCTGGACTTTGATGAAACCTTCATGGCCGCGGCCTTCCTGCAGCACCCCTGGCACCAAGGGACAAACGATTACCTCTCCAACTCCGGCAACGTGGAGGAGGTGTTTGAACTCAGCGACGGCTCTTTGCCAGCAGATGTGAGCGACTGGAGCAGTCTGGCGTCCCTCTTATAA